In a genomic window of Chryseobacterium sp. G0162:
- the feoB gene encoding ferrous iron transport protein B: MQANKKKQILLVGNPNVGKSTVFNALCNKKQKTGNYAGVTVASHSGNYTHKNEDVEVIDLPGSYSVYPSSEDEAIFSKYLRDEQKNYAGVVYILEALSLKRGLLLFQQIQDLGIPMILIVNQIDQAERRGITIDIQKFSEALGIKIIQTNAKEQIGIDEVREAVYNNEFVKTENASFEIPGEHKEFIQKLVSGKGFDNEYKAWMSLSLGTDLDKLESVMDQINDSQSKSLVPKRLQVQETVRRYQNVDKILENVISKQPQFKELLTEKLDKVLVHKFWGYVVFLLILLVIFQSVFFLAEYPMNWIEEFFSWLSAFTNEHLPEGPINSLISNGIVPGIGGIVVFAPQIGILLYFLYLLEDSGYMARVVFLMDRLLRPFGLNGKSIVPLVSGTACAIPAVISTRNIENVKERLLTILVTPFMTCSARLPVYSIIIGLIISEGSFLGIKYKALVLMGMYLLGFLVALFSAAILKRFIKDKGKTYLVMDLPAYKKPLFGYDLKMVLGKVWDFITGAGKIIFIVSIIIWVLSYFGPKQQPNEMVASNVHLDHSYLAKMGKSIEPLIVPLGYDWKMGVGILTSFVAREVFVGTMSTLYSLEDDAPEVKVIDKMRRDVKPNGEKVFSFATGISVLLFYAFAMQCVSTLAVVYRETKSWKWTGFQVAMMTGLAYFVSMIVYQILK, encoded by the coding sequence ATGCAGGCAAACAAGAAAAAACAGATACTTTTAGTTGGGAATCCTAATGTAGGAAAGTCAACGGTTTTTAATGCACTTTGTAACAAAAAGCAGAAAACCGGAAACTATGCGGGTGTTACCGTTGCAAGCCATTCGGGAAACTATACGCATAAAAACGAAGACGTTGAAGTCATTGACCTTCCAGGTTCTTACAGCGTTTATCCAAGTTCAGAAGATGAGGCTATTTTCTCAAAATACCTTCGTGATGAGCAGAAAAATTACGCAGGAGTTGTTTATATTCTTGAAGCCCTAAGTTTAAAAAGAGGTCTGCTTCTATTCCAGCAAATTCAGGATCTTGGGATCCCGATGATTCTGATCGTTAATCAGATTGATCAGGCAGAGAGAAGAGGCATCACCATAGATATTCAGAAATTTTCTGAAGCATTAGGAATTAAGATCATTCAAACCAATGCCAAGGAGCAGATCGGGATTGATGAAGTGAGAGAAGCCGTTTATAATAACGAGTTTGTAAAAACAGAAAATGCCTCATTTGAAATACCTGGTGAACACAAAGAGTTCATCCAGAAATTGGTATCTGGTAAAGGCTTTGATAATGAATATAAAGCCTGGATGAGCCTTTCATTGGGAACAGATCTTGATAAACTAGAATCTGTAATGGATCAGATTAATGATTCTCAGTCTAAAAGTTTGGTTCCGAAAAGATTACAGGTTCAGGAGACCGTTAGAAGATATCAGAACGTAGATAAAATATTAGAGAACGTAATTTCAAAGCAACCGCAGTTCAAAGAATTGCTAACAGAAAAACTGGATAAAGTTTTAGTTCATAAATTCTGGGGATATGTGGTTTTCTTATTAATCTTATTGGTCATCTTCCAAAGTGTTTTCTTTCTGGCAGAATATCCAATGAACTGGATCGAAGAATTTTTCTCATGGCTCTCAGCCTTTACAAATGAACATCTTCCGGAAGGACCTATTAATTCACTAATCTCCAATGGAATTGTTCCGGGAATCGGAGGAATTGTAGTGTTTGCTCCACAGATTGGTATTTTACTGTACTTCCTTTATTTGTTAGAGGACTCAGGATATATGGCAAGAGTTGTCTTCCTGATGGATAGACTGTTGCGTCCTTTTGGATTGAACGGGAAAAGTATCGTTCCCCTTGTTTCAGGAACAGCCTGTGCGATTCCGGCAGTCATTTCAACAAGAAACATTGAGAACGTTAAAGAAAGATTGCTCACCATATTGGTAACACCGTTTATGACGTGCTCGGCAAGACTTCCGGTATATAGTATCATTATAGGACTGATCATTTCAGAAGGATCATTTTTAGGAATAAAGTATAAAGCTTTGGTTCTAATGGGAATGTACCTGTTAGGATTCTTAGTTGCATTATTCTCTGCAGCAATTCTTAAGAGATTTATTAAAGATAAAGGAAAAACCTATTTGGTAATGGATCTTCCTGCCTATAAAAAACCGCTTTTTGGATATGATCTTAAAATGGTTTTAGGTAAAGTATGGGATTTCATCACCGGAGCCGGAAAAATAATCTTCATTGTAAGTATTATTATCTGGGTGTTAAGCTATTTTGGACCTAAACAACAACCCAATGAGATGGTTGCTTCAAACGTTCATTTAGACCATTCTTATCTGGCCAAAATGGGTAAAAGTATAGAACCGTTAATCGTTCCGTTGGGATACGACTGGAAAATGGGAGTAGGGATACTAACCAGTTTTGTAGCAAGAGAAGTCTTCGTAGGGACTATGTCAACGTTGTATAGCCTTGAAGATGATGCTCCGGAAGTAAAAGTTATTGATAAAATGAGAAGAGATGTAAAGCCTAATGGAGAAAAAGTCTTCAGCTTTGCGACCGGAATTTCCGTTCTTCTGTTCTACGCGTTTGCAATGCAGTGTGTGTCTACACTTGCAGTAGTCTATAGAGAAACCAAAAGCTGGAAATGGACAGGCTTTCAGGTAGCTATGATGACAGGTTTGGCATATTTTGTGTCGATGATAGTATATCAAATTTTAAAGTAA
- a CDS encoding toxin-antitoxin system YwqK family antitoxin, translating into MKTIIIFVSTFFVSILFGQEKKCYNDSWKQVKCSEEYSFYRVIQTERITNGPYTVKDYYHDGTLQMEGSYSDNLYLHKEGEFKYYYENGKTSLVENYTNNKPVGEFKKWYPNGQLKWEGRYTDTDGNSEYINFWKEDGIQAVKEGNGFFFSKNDDGSFIEGNLKEGKEDGLWKGYMKELDITYEDRYSNGVFVEGISQHAGKKYTYTKIQEIAYPQNGNSDLRNFVANNFRFPNKILRENYSSAIVMIITIDESGNIFDVLTENIVDEKVKERLINIVKKYPGKFILPKVRGVPNKQKLRLSVILSVD; encoded by the coding sequence ATGAAAACCATAATTATATTTGTCTCCACTTTTTTTGTCTCCATTCTATTTGGGCAGGAAAAAAAATGCTATAATGACTCTTGGAAGCAAGTAAAGTGTTCTGAAGAATATAGTTTTTATAGAGTAATTCAGACTGAAAGAATAACTAACGGACCTTATACAGTAAAAGACTATTATCATGACGGAACTCTGCAAATGGAGGGATCATATTCTGATAACCTTTATCTTCATAAAGAGGGGGAATTCAAATATTACTATGAAAATGGTAAAACTTCTTTAGTTGAAAATTATACAAACAATAAACCTGTCGGAGAATTTAAAAAATGGTATCCTAACGGACAATTAAAATGGGAAGGAAGATATACGGATACAGATGGTAATTCGGAATATATCAATTTTTGGAAAGAAGACGGAATACAGGCAGTAAAAGAAGGAAATGGGTTCTTTTTCTCAAAAAATGATGATGGTTCTTTTATTGAAGGAAATCTTAAAGAAGGAAAGGAAGATGGCTTATGGAAAGGGTATATGAAAGAACTAGACATTACTTATGAAGACAGATATAGTAATGGAGTGTTTGTGGAGGGGATAAGTCAACACGCAGGAAAAAAATACACCTACACAAAAATTCAGGAAATCGCTTATCCCCAAAATGGAAATAGTGATCTGAGAAATTTTGTAGCAAATAATTTTAGATTTCCTAATAAAATTCTAAGAGAAAATTATTCAAGTGCGATAGTTATGATTATAACAATAGATGAGTCCGGAAACATTTTTGATGTGTTAACAGAAAATATTGTTGATGAGAAAGTGAAAGAAAGACTTATTAATATTGTAAAAAAATACCCAGGGAAATTCATCCTTCCCAAAGTAAGAGGTGTTCCGAACAAACAAAAATTAAGATTATCAGTAATATTATCTGTAGATTAG
- the glmM gene encoding phosphoglucosamine mutase, translating into MSLIKSISGIRGTIGGKVNDNLTPLDVVKFASAFGTWLQNNKNKKDLTLIIGRDARISGQMVSSLVTATLQGLGINVVDLGLSTTPTVEVMVPELNADGGIILTASHNPKQWNALKLLNEKGEFISGENGAEVLALAESEEFNYAEVDDLGKYETRDDAFDIHIKQILDLPMVDVEAIKAKNFKVVLDAVNSTGGIAIPMLLDKLGCETIKLYCEPTGHFPHNPEPLKEHLGDICELVKKENADLGVVVDPDVDRLALIDEKGEMFGEEYTLVAVADYLLKHKNGAAISNLSSSRALRDVAHTHNSEYFASAVGEVNVVTLMKEKNAVIGGEGNGGIIYPELHYGRDSLVGVALFLTHLAKENKTVSELRAGYPSYFMGKKKIELTPEIDVDAILSKMEKEYENEEVSTVDGVKIDFENNWVHLRKSNTEPIIRIYTEAKSQEEADKLGDDIIAKIKSLI; encoded by the coding sequence ATGTCGTTAATAAAATCTATTTCGGGAATTCGCGGAACCATAGGAGGGAAAGTAAATGATAACTTAACACCTCTTGATGTAGTAAAATTCGCTTCCGCATTCGGAACATGGCTTCAGAATAATAAAAATAAAAAAGATTTAACCCTTATCATCGGAAGAGATGCCAGAATCTCAGGACAGATGGTTTCTTCCCTGGTTACTGCAACATTACAGGGATTAGGAATCAACGTGGTTGATCTGGGTCTTTCTACAACGCCTACCGTTGAAGTAATGGTTCCTGAGCTAAATGCAGATGGAGGAATTATCCTTACCGCATCTCACAACCCAAAACAATGGAACGCTCTTAAATTGTTAAACGAAAAAGGAGAATTCATCAGTGGTGAAAATGGAGCAGAGGTTCTTGCTTTAGCAGAAAGTGAAGAATTCAATTATGCAGAAGTAGACGATTTGGGTAAATACGAAACAAGAGATGATGCTTTTGACATTCATATTAAGCAGATCCTTGATTTGCCAATGGTAGACGTTGAAGCAATCAAAGCTAAAAACTTTAAAGTAGTATTAGATGCTGTAAACTCTACAGGAGGAATTGCCATCCCAATGTTATTAGACAAATTAGGTTGTGAAACCATTAAACTATATTGCGAACCAACAGGCCATTTTCCACACAATCCTGAACCGTTAAAAGAACATTTAGGGGACATCTGTGAATTGGTTAAAAAAGAAAATGCAGATCTTGGAGTAGTAGTAGATCCGGATGTAGACAGATTAGCTTTAATTGATGAAAAAGGAGAAATGTTCGGTGAAGAATATACCTTGGTAGCCGTTGCAGATTATCTTTTAAAACATAAAAACGGAGCAGCAATTTCCAACCTTTCTTCAAGCCGTGCTTTGAGAGACGTTGCGCATACTCACAATTCAGAATATTTCGCAAGTGCTGTAGGAGAGGTAAATGTAGTCACTTTAATGAAAGAAAAAAATGCAGTAATTGGTGGAGAAGGAAATGGAGGAATTATCTATCCTGAACTTCACTACGGAAGAGATTCTTTAGTAGGTGTAGCCTTATTCCTGACTCATTTGGCAAAAGAAAATAAAACCGTTTCCGAACTAAGAGCTGGATATCCAAGCTATTTCATGGGGAAAAAGAAAATTGAACTGACTCCGGAAATTGATGTAGATGCTATCCTAAGTAAAATGGAGAAAGAATATGAGAACGAAGAAGTTTCTACCGTTGATGGCGTTAAAATAGACTTTGAAAACAATTGGGTACACCTTAGAAAATCCAATACAGAGCCAATCATCAGAATTTATACTGAGGCTAAATCTCAGGAAGAAGCTGATAAATTGGGAGATGATATCATCGCTAAGATTAAAAGTTTAATTTAA
- a CDS encoding Crp/Fnr family transcriptional regulator: MFEHIKNKFPFPKEKWRKFLGNFERMEVPAKTVLLNEGDVSNNAFYLEKGIVRAWYNNDGKDVTFQFFLENTMFSSLESFKKGLPSMVSFETVEPCILYKIKKPDVEAFLEEAYETPELRNLLMDALFERIFDYMKHFFSFIKDTPQQRYIHLAQQKPEIIKRVPQHYIASYLGITTVHLSRIKSKILKEKSS, from the coding sequence ATGTTTGAACATATCAAAAACAAATTTCCCTTTCCGAAAGAAAAATGGAGAAAATTTTTAGGCAACTTCGAGCGGATGGAAGTTCCTGCTAAAACCGTACTTTTAAATGAAGGTGATGTTTCAAATAATGCCTTCTATCTGGAAAAAGGAATTGTAAGAGCTTGGTATAATAACGACGGTAAAGATGTTACCTTTCAGTTTTTCCTGGAAAATACCATGTTCTCTTCCCTGGAAAGTTTTAAAAAAGGTCTTCCGAGCATGGTCTCCTTTGAAACAGTGGAACCCTGTATTTTGTATAAAATTAAAAAACCTGATGTAGAAGCATTTCTTGAAGAAGCTTACGAAACTCCTGAACTTAGAAACCTATTGATGGATGCCCTTTTTGAAAGAATCTTCGATTATATGAAACATTTCTTTTCATTTATAAAAGACACTCCACAGCAACGGTATATTCATCTTGCTCAGCAAAAGCCGGAGATCATCAAAAGAGTCCCCCAGCATTATATTGCTTCTTATTTAGGGATTACCACGGTGCATCTCAGTAGGATAAAGAGTAAAATATTGAAAGAGAAGAGTTCTTAG
- a CDS encoding zinc-binding alcohol dehydrogenase family protein, producing MKAAIVFEKGSIPQYADCPEPEITNENEVLVTVKAASIKNLDKARASGKHYSTESEVHKPTIVGSDGVGYLENGSKVYFFSKKGTVAEKAVANPNMMVAIPEGLDFSIAAALPNAVMGSAMALKFKAGIQPGNVVLVNGATGITGRIAVQIAKVYGAKKIIVTGRNEESLKALRELGADEVVSLQLSDEDFKTRIKEIHNESPIDIVIDYIWGHSVEMILSAFKGDGTFSHTTKLVTIGGMSGDTIQLSSQILRATDIRISGSGLGSWTKEESALLFSEIIPEMFKAAVEGKIKIETEEVDIKNIETVWNAEVQTGKRLVVRI from the coding sequence ATGAAAGCAGCGATAGTATTTGAAAAAGGAAGTATCCCTCAATATGCAGATTGTCCTGAGCCGGAAATAACAAATGAAAACGAAGTATTAGTAACGGTAAAGGCAGCATCCATTAAAAACCTTGATAAAGCAAGAGCTAGCGGGAAACATTATTCTACGGAAAGCGAAGTCCATAAACCAACAATTGTAGGTTCAGACGGAGTGGGGTATCTTGAAAACGGTTCAAAAGTCTATTTTTTCAGTAAAAAGGGAACCGTTGCAGAAAAAGCAGTTGCTAATCCCAACATGATGGTGGCTATTCCTGAAGGATTAGACTTTTCCATAGCAGCAGCACTTCCCAATGCGGTAATGGGATCAGCAATGGCATTAAAGTTCAAAGCCGGTATACAGCCTGGAAACGTTGTGCTGGTGAATGGAGCAACAGGAATTACAGGCAGAATAGCCGTTCAGATTGCAAAGGTGTATGGCGCAAAAAAAATTATTGTTACCGGACGAAACGAAGAATCTCTAAAGGCACTTCGTGAATTGGGAGCAGATGAGGTTGTTTCCTTACAGTTAAGTGACGAAGATTTTAAAACGAGAATAAAAGAAATTCATAATGAAAGTCCTATCGATATTGTTATCGATTATATCTGGGGACATTCTGTAGAAATGATTTTATCAGCGTTTAAAGGAGATGGAACATTTTCTCATACAACGAAACTGGTTACTATTGGTGGAATGAGCGGTGATACGATTCAATTGTCCTCACAGATTCTCAGAGCAACAGATATCCGGATTTCTGGATCAGGATTGGGAAGTTGGACAAAAGAAGAATCAGCACTTTTATTTTCAGAAATTATTCCCGAAATGTTTAAAGCAGCTGTGGAAGGAAAAATTAAAATAGAAACTGAAGAGGTTGATATAAAAAATATCGAAACGGTATGGAATGCTGAGGTACAAACCGGAAAAAGGCTTGTAGTAAGAATTTAA
- a CDS encoding tetratricopeptide repeat protein — protein sequence MEEYFGNELVKKFEEMMENNDEFYFDTEELEDIIVYYLELGDFNYADMAVNYGLKLHPNSLDIKIKKLEILLEWEEYNTAKELIDELKGSSMENTDFLVCYAKYYSNLGNPRRSIEICKKALTLEEEENFLHNFIADEYVNLGDPFNALKHYRKALKEDPSDEYSMENAMVCFSDLNKSEEAIAFLNEYLDEFPYSETAWFEYGQFYFNRKNFDEAIKGYDYLLAINSNSVGVYANKAACYEALGQYQKAIETYEEMLELEYTKAFTFYKIGLCNKALKQPILALNSFQKSLREDPQFYLAMMEQSYLYEEMGGMSEALYFAKEATQLNENNLDYQKRLAFLFIDSGKFEESLACLKKLVDAEPSRFYNWYAYSEVLMLVGEYEEAVTVLNAAVKHHHRAELFYQLSNCFFNLRDQDKGIESLQKALELDPSLVKDMQKKYPFIKEEVKKVKVSKVKKKN from the coding sequence TTGGAAGAGTATTTTGGAAATGAACTTGTAAAAAAGTTCGAAGAAATGATGGAAAACAATGACGAATTCTACTTCGATACCGAGGAGTTGGAAGATATCATTGTTTATTATTTGGAGCTTGGTGATTTTAATTACGCCGATATGGCCGTTAATTATGGACTGAAGCTTCATCCCAATTCATTAGATATCAAGATCAAAAAACTTGAAATTCTTCTGGAGTGGGAAGAATATAATACGGCGAAAGAACTTATTGATGAGTTAAAAGGTTCTTCTATGGAGAATACAGACTTTTTGGTTTGTTACGCCAAGTATTATTCGAACCTGGGTAACCCTAGAAGATCCATTGAAATCTGTAAAAAAGCCCTTACGCTGGAGGAAGAAGAAAATTTCCTTCACAACTTTATTGCGGATGAATATGTAAATCTGGGTGATCCTTTTAACGCTCTTAAGCATTATAGAAAAGCACTCAAAGAAGATCCTTCTGATGAATATTCAATGGAAAATGCGATGGTGTGCTTTAGCGATTTGAATAAGAGTGAGGAGGCTATTGCCTTTCTTAATGAATATTTAGATGAATTCCCTTATTCCGAAACTGCATGGTTTGAATATGGACAATTCTACTTCAATAGAAAGAATTTTGATGAAGCCATAAAAGGATATGATTATCTATTGGCCATTAATTCAAATTCTGTAGGAGTATATGCCAATAAAGCAGCTTGCTATGAAGCTTTAGGACAATACCAGAAAGCAATTGAAACCTATGAGGAAATGCTTGAGCTGGAATATACCAAAGCATTTACTTTCTATAAAATCGGACTGTGTAATAAAGCATTAAAGCAACCTATTTTAGCTTTAAACTCATTTCAGAAATCATTGAGAGAAGACCCTCAGTTTTATCTGGCGATGATGGAGCAGTCTTATTTATATGAAGAAATGGGCGGCATGTCTGAAGCACTTTATTTTGCTAAAGAGGCTACCCAGTTGAACGAGAATAACCTGGATTATCAAAAAAGACTTGCATTCCTGTTCATAGATTCAGGGAAATTTGAAGAAAGTCTTGCCTGTCTTAAAAAGCTTGTAGATGCTGAACCATCAAGGTTTTACAACTGGTATGCGTACTCAGAAGTTCTGATGCTTGTAGGAGAATATGAAGAAGCGGTTACTGTTTTAAATGCAGCAGTAAAGCATCACCACAGAGCTGAGCTGTTTTATCAGTTAAGCAATTGTTTTTTCAACCTTAGAGATCAGGATAAAGGAATAGAATCACTTCAGAAAGCTTTGGAACTGGATCCGTCTTTGGTAAAGGATATGCAAAAGAAATATCCATTCATCAAGGAAGAGGTAAAAAAGGTGAAGGTAAGTAAAGTGAAGAAAAAGAACTAA
- a CDS encoding DMT family transporter: MNADKEKWLLLVILSIIWGSSFILIKKSLDHFNPYQVGSLRVLIAGIILLPIAISNYKLFPKKHLKWLVLAALTGNFIPMFLFPIAETEVSSSIAGIINSMMPIFVIIVGALVWKFETTKKQIVGTLISFTGVCILAFGGGDSGELKIIPILLLLLATLCYALSTTTVKSKLMEVSSVVLSSFIFSFVLIFPSIIALTSTGFFSEFSFSKDNMLGLMFVSLLSIFGTGLAMTMNYRLLKVSTPLFASTVTLIMPIVAIIWGIIDGEKLTLFQFIGAGIIIAGLIFLRSNPKK, encoded by the coding sequence ATGAACGCAGATAAAGAAAAATGGCTTCTTCTGGTGATCCTGAGTATTATTTGGGGATCTTCTTTTATTTTGATCAAAAAATCACTGGATCATTTCAATCCATATCAGGTAGGATCACTAAGAGTGCTTATCGCTGGTATTATTTTGCTTCCCATTGCCATTTCCAATTACAAACTTTTTCCGAAGAAGCATTTAAAATGGCTTGTTTTAGCTGCCTTGACCGGAAACTTCATCCCTATGTTCCTGTTCCCGATTGCAGAAACGGAGGTCAGCAGCAGTATTGCCGGGATCATCAACTCCATGATGCCTATTTTCGTCATTATTGTAGGTGCTTTGGTTTGGAAGTTTGAAACCACAAAAAAACAGATCGTCGGAACACTGATAAGCTTTACAGGAGTCTGTATTCTGGCTTTTGGTGGCGGTGACAGTGGTGAACTTAAAATAATACCGATTTTATTGCTATTACTGGCTACTTTATGCTATGCTTTAAGTACAACAACCGTAAAATCAAAACTTATGGAGGTTTCTTCCGTGGTTTTATCTTCTTTTATCTTTTCTTTTGTTTTAATTTTTCCTTCCATTATCGCTCTTACGAGTACAGGATTCTTTTCTGAGTTCAGTTTTTCAAAGGACAATATGCTTGGGCTGATGTTCGTCAGTCTACTCTCCATTTTCGGAACCGGGCTTGCCATGACTATGAATTATAGGTTATTAAAAGTTTCCACTCCGCTTTTTGCTTCAACAGTTACCCTTATAATGCCTATTGTGGCAATTATCTGGGGGATAATTGATGGTGAAAAACTAACTCTATTCCAATTTATAGGCGCAGGAATTATCATTGCCGGATTGATCTTTTTAAGGAGTAATCCGAAAAAATAG
- the aat gene encoding leucyl/phenylalanyl-tRNA--protein transferase, whose amino-acid sequence MVRLDENEISFPDPEVYDGHDGLIAYGGDLSVERIWFAYQLGIFPWYNPGEDILWWCPDPRFVLVPDEIKVSKSMRKILNRNIFTFSENKNFREVIKNCQQTIRKGQSGTWLSDELMDSFIQLHEYGLAKSIEVWQDEELVGGFYGLQIGNIFCGESMFAKVSNASKAGFIHFVESNKDQIELIDCQSHTEHLESLGAKMIPKKEFLKILHENNERR is encoded by the coding sequence ATGGTTCGATTAGACGAAAACGAGATTTCATTTCCTGATCCGGAGGTGTATGATGGCCATGATGGGCTTATTGCTTATGGTGGTGATCTGTCTGTAGAGCGCATTTGGTTCGCTTATCAATTAGGTATTTTCCCTTGGTATAACCCAGGAGAGGATATCTTATGGTGGTGTCCTGACCCAAGATTTGTTTTGGTACCTGATGAAATCAAGGTTTCAAAATCAATGAGAAAGATATTAAACAGAAATATTTTCACTTTTTCCGAGAACAAAAATTTCAGAGAAGTCATCAAAAACTGTCAGCAAACTATCCGAAAAGGACAATCCGGTACCTGGCTTTCCGATGAACTGATGGATTCTTTCATCCAACTTCATGAATATGGTCTGGCCAAGAGCATTGAAGTGTGGCAGGATGAAGAGCTTGTAGGAGGTTTTTACGGGTTACAAATCGGAAACATTTTCTGTGGTGAAAGTATGTTTGCCAAAGTCAGCAATGCCTCAAAAGCTGGGTTTATCCATTTTGTGGAAAGCAACAAAGATCAGATTGAATTAATTGACTGCCAATCTCATACAGAACATCTGGAGAGTCTGGGTGCTAAAATGATTCCCAAAAAAGAATTTTTAAAAATCCTACACGAAAATAATGAACGCAGATAA
- a CDS encoding DUF3127 domain-containing protein — protein MELQGTVKKLFETQTFASGFQKRELVILTQEQYPQPINIEFLSDKISLLDNIKEGENVKIGINIRGREWVSPQGETKYFNSITGWKVEKVFDNGSEPTQAMPQQSASPVSNENPFAGDDDDDLPF, from the coding sequence ATGGAATTACAAGGAACGGTAAAGAAACTTTTTGAAACTCAAACATTTGCAAGTGGATTTCAAAAAAGAGAATTGGTTATTTTAACCCAGGAACAGTATCCACAGCCGATAAACATAGAATTTTTGTCTGATAAAATTAGTTTATTAGATAATATTAAAGAAGGTGAGAACGTAAAAATAGGAATCAACATCAGAGGTAGAGAATGGGTTTCTCCACAGGGTGAAACTAAATACTTCAACTCTATCACAGGATGGAAAGTAGAGAAAGTTTTTGATAATGGATCAGAACCTACTCAGGCTATGCCTCAGCAATCCGCATCTCCTGTTTCTAATGAGAATCCGTTTGCCGGAGACGACGATGATGATTTGCCTTTCTAA
- a CDS encoding helix-turn-helix domain-containing protein: protein MGEIVPNHTIARQILDFFGENHRSSVPETFVNELGTFETLTLYEGDEFLVKEYQFSYIRNYTMKFRTEAIKYIELAFFLDGAEVIRDLVDGKPGEYKLFHHYIYFTPENADVQIDFQKDISYKNLDIYVSKDYFHQLAESSGILQDFIFKIDQNQPASLFPEGLPITPQMMGILLEIKKCSLEGFYKDYFIKSKILSLLLLIFEFAKKEENETETKSKTSISNSEIHKLMAVKDFIEGNLKSFYTIEQLSIKFGINEFKLKNGFKELFGDGVFHYASKLRMKEALYLLKNSDYSIKEIGYHLGYASPSSFSVAFKNEVGVGPSYYRKN, encoded by the coding sequence TTGGGAGAGATTGTACCGAACCATACGATAGCAAGACAGATTTTGGATTTTTTCGGGGAAAATCATCGCAGCAGTGTGCCCGAAACTTTCGTTAATGAGCTTGGAACATTTGAAACCCTTACTCTGTATGAAGGGGATGAATTTTTAGTAAAAGAATATCAATTTTCTTATATCAGGAATTATACGATGAAATTCCGTACAGAAGCCATAAAATATATTGAACTGGCTTTTTTCCTTGACGGAGCAGAAGTTATCAGGGATTTGGTTGATGGGAAGCCCGGAGAATATAAACTGTTTCATCATTATATTTATTTTACTCCGGAAAATGCAGATGTACAAATAGATTTCCAAAAAGACATCTCTTATAAAAATCTCGATATCTACGTTTCCAAGGATTACTTTCACCAATTGGCAGAAAGCAGCGGTATTTTACAGGATTTCATTTTTAAAATAGATCAGAACCAGCCTGCCAGTCTATTCCCTGAAGGACTCCCTATAACCCCACAAATGATGGGTATTTTGTTAGAAATCAAAAAATGCAGTCTGGAAGGGTTCTATAAAGATTATTTTATTAAAAGTAAAATACTCAGTCTTCTTCTGCTCATCTTTGAATTTGCAAAAAAAGAGGAAAACGAAACTGAAACAAAAAGCAAAACTTCCATCAGCAATTCTGAAATTCACAAACTCATGGCCGTAAAAGATTTTATAGAGGGAAACCTAAAATCATTCTACACCATTGAACAGCTTTCTATAAAATTTGGTATTAATGAGTTTAAATTAAAGAACGGCTTCAAGGAATTGTTTGGGGATGGTGTTTTCCATTATGCTTCCAAGCTTAGGATGAAAGAAGCGCTTTATCTGCTTAAAAATTCTGATTATTCTATTAAAGAGATTGGCTATCATTTGGGATATGCTTCTCCTTCATCATTTAGTGTGGCTTTTAAGAACGAAGTTGGGGTTGGACCTAGTTATTATCGTAAAAATTGA